The stretch of DNA TGATATTGACCACCTAATTCCTGATTAAATTGACCACTAAGAATGAAGTCAAAAAAGGTGTCTAAAAGATGGTTTAAAAATATAAAATAAATCTTTACTCTGAGCTGATTTTCTGATCAGCTTTTTTTCTTCTCATCGATTCTCCTTTAAGGTCTATTCTCAGGGAGTTGTGAACCATTCTGTCAAGTATTGCATCGGCTATTGTTTGTTCCGCAATGACTTCATGCCAGGCACTTACAGGCAGTTGCGAAGCAATAATAGTGGAACGTTTTCCGTGTCTGTCTTCTATAATCTCCATAAAATCCTGACGTTTAAGATTATCCAGGGATTGTAATCCAAAATCATCAAGGATAATAAGATCCTGCTTTTCTATTCGGTCTATCTCTTTAAGGTAAGATCCGTCTGCCTTAGCCATCTTAAGCTTTGAGAAGAGTTTGTTGATGCTGAAGTACATGACTTTATATCCCATTGTACAGGCTTTGTATCCAATGGTAGTTGCGATAAAACTTTTTCCAACTCCTGTACTGCCTGTAATAAGAATATTCTGTTTCTGTGATATAAAATCGCAGGAAGATAATCTTCCAATAGTATTCTTATCAATATTTCTGGAAGAAGAGGCCGTAATCTCTTCCATAAATGTCCTGTATCTGAACTTAGCTGTGGTAATCAATCTTTCTACCTTTCTGCTTTCCCTGTCGTCATACTCGGATTCAATCAAGTAGGCTATAAGTTCATCATTGGTATAGGAGATACTTCCTGTTTCCATTGTTGTGGAAAACGCCCTGTGCATCCCGTGGAGCTTTAAATGTTTCATTTTTTCTAATGTTGCCTGATTCATAGGTTTTGTATTAATGATTTAATTGTTAATGATTGTAGATGTTACTGATAGTATTTTCCGCCCCTTATGTTTTTGTGTTTAGGCAGTTTCTTTTCTTCAAAAAATGCATCGTCATCGGTTAGATTATCCAGCCCTCTTTCCAGAATACTTTTAATCATGGCAAGGCTGTATTTTTCATATCCCAACGCTCTTTTACAGGCATTGTCAAGTCTTATGTTGCCGATCTTTTTTGATAATGAAAGGATTCCCAGGCAGGTTTTATAGGACTGCTCAGGATGCTGTTTCTTTTCCAGGATTTTGATGATGTACTGCTCACAATATTCCCCGACAGACCTTCCCCAAGAGATAAACCGGGAGGGATTCCATTCAGTCATAAACTGATAAGATGAAGGCATATGTTCTTTTACAGTCGTATACTGATATTTAGCCAGGATTCTGTTATGGAATGCTATTCTGCGCTGGTCATAGTAAATCTCGACTGTATTTTTACTAAAAATAATGTTTACTTTTTTACCAATATAGCTGAACGGAACACTGTAATAATGCTGGTCTTTACTTAAATATACATGGCTGGTCTTATGAACGGTAGCACGTGCAGAATGCTTGAGCTGGTACATCATAGCTGGTAGTGGGGATAATGCATGTCTTTCAACCTCACGGAAAACATCAGCCCTGGAATACTTCTTTCTTTTCATGGGAGCTTCATTATATCCTTCCAGCAGGTTTTCTATAGCTTTGTTCAATGCTTCCAGGCTAAAGAAGTGATCTTTACGCAATGGAGCAAAAATGCGGGTATACACAATGCGTACCGCATTTTCAACCAAAGCCTTATCCTTGGGATGATAGGTACGCGTAGGAAGTATTGTAGTGCTATAGTGGGAAGCAAAATCCAGAAGAGAATCAGTGATGACAGGTTCGTACTTATGGCTCTTTTTTACGGCTGTACGCAGGTTATCGGTAACAATAGCTGCGGGAACTCCTCCATAATAATGCAGGGTTTTGGTAAGACTTCCAAGAAAATCTTCTTTCCCCTGGGTTCTTGTAGCTTCTACGAAGGTCATGCCACTGGCTCCAAGTATGGATACGAAGACCTCAACTTCCTGTTGTTCTCCTGTTTCTTTATTAATAATGTGAAGTTTTTTTCCTGTATAATCCACAAAAAGTTTATCCCCAGCCTTATGTTCAATATGCATGGAAGGGTTCACCTTTTTACACCATTCCCGGTAATGATGGCAAAAGCGGGAATATTGGTAGCCTGAAGGGTATTTATCTATGTATTCTTCCCATAGCAGATAACGGGTGACCCCAACACGTTTTAGTTCTTTGGATATGTAAGGAAACAACGATTCAAGTTGTTTTTTAATATTGTCCTTATCCCTTATATCGGTTGGCGGAGTCTCGAATAAATCATCTAAATCTTCATCACTCAGCTCTATCAGCTCGTCATATGTAAGCTGGTGTTCATGGAACAGGCTGATATACTTTTTAGCAGTATTGCGTGAGATACCCAGTTGTTTGCTTATCCGCAATTTACTTACCCCCTGGGTGTATAATCGTAATAATTGTTTAATGTTCAACATGTCTATTCTTTTGTTAGCCATTTGGTATTTTTTGGCTAAGTTATTCAAGACACGTTTTCTGACTTTTTTTTGGTGGTCAATTTGCTCAGGAATACCATGGTCAATTTGCTCAGGAATCAACTGATCATTTTCACAGGATTGAGATGGTCAATTTTGAAGGATTCTACAGTATAGCCATTTTTCAGAAAAAAAGGCAGCTTTTTATCTCTTTAAACTGGAAAAACAAACGATAGAACTGGCCATGTTGTGCAAAAAAATCATACAACTGACACAGGAATTCGAGCAGAAATACCTGAAAAATACAGGCAATAATGATCGCTAAAATTGGTAAGGGACAACATCTGTATGGTGCGCTTTGTTATAATCAACTAAAAGTAGACAAAGAAAACGGACAGGTTCTTTTATTAAATAAGATTCCCGAGACAATAAATAACATTTATACAGTTGCTCATTTCTCTCGCTATTTTGAACCCTATCTTGCTGTAAATAACAAAACAGAGAAACCTGTGCTTCATATTTCTTTAAATCCTGATCCTTTGGATAAATTGAGTGATGAAGATTTTAAAAGCATAGCAATGGAATATATGGAGCAGATGGGATACGATGAGCAGCCTTTTGTAGTATTTAAGCATACCGATATTGAGCGTACGCATATTCATATCGTAACGACCTGTGTCGGTATTGATGGTAAGAAGATCTCAGATCGTTATGATCGTCCCCGCTCAATGGCTGTATGCAGAGCACTGGAACAAAAATACCAGCTTACCCCAGTTACAGACAGAAAACGGCAGCAAGACAGTAAGACCTTTAAGCCGGTAGATTATAATAAAGGCAATGTAAAAAGCCAGTTGGCATCCGTTGTCCGTTATCTTCCTAAAACCTACACGTTCCAGACATTGGGAGAATACAATGCTTTATTATCACTGTTTAATATTGCTGCGGAAAAGGTAGAAGCCCAATTAAACGGTGTAGAAAGAAAGGGACTAGTCTATTTTGTGTTAAATGATAAAGGCGAGAAAACCAGCAATCCTTTTAAGTCTTCTTTATTCGGGAAACAGGCTGGACTAACGACATTAAATGAGAGTATGCTAAAGACCAAAGAAGGTGCTAAAAATAATCCTGCTAAGACTGCATTAATAAAAACCATTGCGGCTGTTTTGAATACTTCCAATAATGAGCAAGATTTTAAGCAACGATTGATACAAAAAGGAATTAACCTGGTAA from Chryseobacterium piperi encodes:
- the istB gene encoding IS21-like element helper ATPase IstB, with translation MNQATLEKMKHLKLHGMHRAFSTTMETGSISYTNDELIAYLIESEYDDRESRKVERLITTAKFRYRTFMEEITASSSRNIDKNTIGRLSSCDFISQKQNILITGSTGVGKSFIATTIGYKACTMGYKVMYFSINKLFSKLKMAKADGSYLKEIDRIEKQDLIILDDFGLQSLDNLKRQDFMEIIEDRHGKRSTIIASQLPVSAWHEVIAEQTIADAILDRMVHNSLRIDLKGESMRRKKADQKISSE
- the mobB gene encoding conjugal transfer protein MobB, producing the protein MIAKIGKGQHLYGALCYNQLKVDKENGQVLLLNKIPETINNIYTVAHFSRYFEPYLAVNNKTEKPVLHISLNPDPLDKLSDEDFKSIAMEYMEQMGYDEQPFVVFKHTDIERTHIHIVTTCVGIDGKKISDRYDRPRSMAVCRALEQKYQLTPVTDRKRQQDSKTFKPVDYNKGNVKSQLASVVRYLPKTYTFQTLGEYNALLSLFNIAAEKVEAQLNGVERKGLVYFVLNDKGEKTSNPFKSSLFGKQAGLTTLNESMLKTKEGAKNNPAKTALIKTIAAVLNTSNNEQDFKQRLIQKGINLVTRKNTDGRIYGITFIDHKSKSVWNGSSLSKQLSANVFNEWWNNNGAKPMLSSPNITNQENLFTDKSTVQNTATPISSNSNPIENWDKNGVGDLFSFLLPEVQGVDYEEEAFINQMQKKKKGKKRRQ
- the istA gene encoding IS21 family transposase, translated to MIPEQIDHGIPEQIDHQKKVRKRVLNNLAKKYQMANKRIDMLNIKQLLRLYTQGVSKLRISKQLGISRNTAKKYISLFHEHQLTYDELIELSDEDLDDLFETPPTDIRDKDNIKKQLESLFPYISKELKRVGVTRYLLWEEYIDKYPSGYQYSRFCHHYREWCKKVNPSMHIEHKAGDKLFVDYTGKKLHIINKETGEQQEVEVFVSILGASGMTFVEATRTQGKEDFLGSLTKTLHYYGGVPAAIVTDNLRTAVKKSHKYEPVITDSLLDFASHYSTTILPTRTYHPKDKALVENAVRIVYTRIFAPLRKDHFFSLEALNKAIENLLEGYNEAPMKRKKYSRADVFREVERHALSPLPAMMYQLKHSARATVHKTSHVYLSKDQHYYSVPFSYIGKKVNIIFSKNTVEIYYDQRRIAFHNRILAKYQYTTVKEHMPSSYQFMTEWNPSRFISWGRSVGEYCEQYIIKILEKKQHPEQSYKTCLGILSLSKKIGNIRLDNACKRALGYEKYSLAMIKSILERGLDNLTDDDAFFEEKKLPKHKNIRGGKYYQ